Proteins from one Armatimonadota bacterium genomic window:
- the hisB gene encoding imidazoleglycerol-phosphate dehydratase HisB yields the protein MSRTAEIARKTAETDVTVSLDLDGDGSCDASTGIGFFDHMLTLVAHHGLVGLKVRAHGDVHVDDHHTVEDVGIAIGAALRKALGNCSGIVRMGHAFAPMDEALVLCAIDVSGRGILVCELELPTPRLGDYTTELTPEFFRAVAHNAGWTVHLKQISGSNTHHLVEAAFKAFARAARMAVAVDPRVIGVPSTKGVLGE from the coding sequence GTGAGCCGTACCGCCGAAATTGCCCGCAAAACAGCTGAAACCGACGTAACCGTCTCTCTCGACCTGGATGGCGACGGCAGCTGTGATGCATCAACAGGAATCGGCTTCTTCGACCATATGCTGACCCTCGTGGCGCACCACGGCCTCGTTGGGTTGAAAGTACGAGCGCACGGCGACGTCCATGTGGATGATCACCACACGGTGGAAGATGTTGGGATTGCCATTGGGGCCGCGCTACGCAAGGCACTCGGTAATTGCTCCGGCATCGTACGTATGGGCCATGCCTTTGCTCCGATGGACGAGGCACTGGTACTGTGCGCGATCGACGTGAGCGGACGTGGCATACTGGTCTGCGAGTTGGAGCTGCCCACGCCCCGGTTGGGAGACTACACCACCGAACTGACGCCGGAGTTCTTCCGGGCCGTAGCGCACAACGCAGGCTGGACAGTCCACCTGAAGCAGATATCCGGCTCCAACACGCACCATTTGGTGGAGGCGGCGTTCAAGGCATTCGCGCGCGCGGCTCGAATGGCCGTCGCGGTGGACCCGCGCGTGATCGGCGTGCCCAGTACCAAGGGTGTGTTGGGCGAATGA
- the hisH gene encoding imidazole glycerol phosphate synthase subunit HisH: MIAIVDYGMANLRSVERALRYLGAEACITAQPDEVDAAAAVVLPGVGAFAAAMNNLRESGLQEAVARAARSGKPFLGICLGLQMLFDSSTEMCGSEGLGLFRGTVVRLGDDPPTEWPLIKVPHIGWNQLCKPRPSRLLDGICSGEEVYFVHSYYPVPTQPALVVATAEHGRPFCAAVESGNVAATQFHPEKSGDAGLRILRNFISWN; encoded by the coding sequence ATGATAGCGATTGTAGATTATGGAATGGCAAATCTGCGAAGCGTCGAGCGCGCTTTGCGGTACCTTGGTGCGGAGGCGTGTATCACAGCGCAGCCGGACGAGGTGGATGCCGCTGCCGCCGTGGTACTGCCGGGAGTAGGCGCATTTGCGGCCGCCATGAATAACCTGAGGGAGTCGGGATTGCAGGAGGCCGTTGCCCGAGCAGCTCGGTCGGGGAAACCGTTTCTGGGTATCTGCCTGGGTCTGCAGATGCTGTTTGATAGCAGTACTGAAATGTGCGGTTCCGAGGGCCTGGGGTTATTCCGTGGCACGGTAGTGCGCCTTGGCGATGACCCGCCCACGGAATGGCCGCTCATCAAAGTGCCGCACATTGGGTGGAACCAACTCTGCAAACCGCGTCCATCACGCCTACTGGATGGAATCTGCAGCGGGGAGGAGGTCTACTTCGTTCACTCGTACTACCCCGTTCCGACGCAGCCCGCCCTGGTGGTGGCGACTGCGGAGCACGGCCGGCCATTTTGCGCCGCCGTCGAGAGCGGCAACGTGGCCGCTACACAGTTCCACCCGGAGAAGAGCGGCGACGCAGGGCTTCGCATTTTGCGAAACTTCATCAGCTGGAACTAG
- a CDS encoding 1-(5-phosphoribosyl)-5-((5-phosphoribosylamino)methylideneamino)imidazole-4-carboxamide isomerase (catalyzes the formation of 5-(5-phospho-1-deoxyribulos-1-ylamino)methylideneamino-l-(5-hosphoribosyl)imidazole-4-carboxamide from 1-(5-phosphoribosyl)-5-[(5-phosphoribosylamino)methylideneamino] imidazole-4-carboxamide), with protein sequence MMEVFPAIDIQDGVCVRLQQGRFDSASTYSSDPLEIAVRWKDAGATWLHVVDLDGARRGMPTPALSSVLDRLVAVGGLRIQWGGGIRTADHITRILNAGATRVVLGTAVTQERTRAAKLLGEFGEAAAVAVDARDGLVAINGWQTDTDHSVAEFTCEMKSLGAVRFIATDIATDGMLSGVNTVALAGVAEAASPMPVIASGGVAGPDDIRRLMQLQQESHNLEGVIVGKALYTGSLQLGEALALAQGGQDG encoded by the coding sequence ATGATGGAGGTCTTCCCCGCCATCGATATTCAGGATGGCGTCTGCGTCCGGCTTCAGCAGGGTCGGTTCGACTCAGCTTCCACATACTCCAGCGATCCGCTTGAGATAGCGGTCCGCTGGAAGGATGCCGGCGCAACCTGGCTGCATGTGGTTGATCTGGATGGCGCTCGCCGCGGCATGCCGACGCCGGCCCTCTCGTCGGTACTCGACCGGCTGGTAGCGGTCGGCGGATTGCGAATTCAGTGGGGCGGCGGAATCCGAACGGCCGACCATATAACGCGAATCCTGAATGCCGGGGCGACACGGGTGGTTCTAGGCACCGCGGTGACGCAGGAACGTACGAGGGCGGCCAAACTGCTCGGCGAGTTTGGTGAAGCCGCCGCGGTCGCGGTCGACGCGCGCGACGGACTGGTGGCGATCAACGGCTGGCAGACCGACACCGATCACAGCGTAGCGGAGTTCACGTGCGAGATGAAGTCATTGGGAGCCGTTCGGTTTATCGCGACCGATATAGCCACCGACGGCATGCTGTCGGGTGTGAATACGGTGGCGCTCGCCGGAGTAGCGGAAGCTGCATCGCCGATGCCCGTCATCGCATCTGGGGGCGTTGCCGGGCCTGACGACATCCGGCGGCTCATGCAGTTGCAGCAAGAATCGCACAATCTGGAGGGTGTTATCGTGGGCAAGGCGCTGTATACAGGCAGCTTGCAACTCGGCGAGGCATTGGCGTTAGCGCAGGGAGGTCAGGATGGATAA
- the rplU gene encoding 50S ribosomal protein L21 — MYAIVKTGGKQYRVSPGGELLVERLVGDAESTVVLEEVLLVANDDGLRVGAPTVEGATVVATILAHERGKKINGFTYKPKKHSSRRYGHRQELTRLRIDQIAG; from the coding sequence ATGTACGCAATCGTAAAAACGGGTGGTAAGCAGTATCGCGTCTCGCCCGGTGGGGAGTTGTTGGTCGAGCGCCTGGTGGGCGATGCCGAAAGCACGGTAGTGCTGGAGGAGGTTCTCCTGGTCGCGAACGATGACGGCCTTCGCGTCGGCGCTCCAACTGTTGAAGGGGCTACAGTGGTCGCCACGATTCTGGCCCACGAGCGAGGCAAGAAGATCAACGGTTTCACCTACAAGCCGAAGAAACATAGCTCACGCCGCTACGGGCACCGTCAGGAGTTGACCCGTCTACGGATCGATCAAATCGCCGGCTGA
- the hisD gene encoding histidinol dehydrogenase, which translates to MRVRQIEVKRDGWDVALAALQRPAMQADTGLEDTVRGIIRDVRLRGDVALLELGRKFDAPDLNALVVEPEDLDRAEAAVDPALADAIRVAAANIRAFHARQRENSWSFSSGGVTTGQLIRPLQRVGVYVPGGTALYPSTVLMTVIPAREAGVEEVVLCTPAQKDGSVSPAVLYAASIAGARLIIRAGGAQALAAMAFGTESVPRVDKVVGPGNLYVNIAKRLLYGHVDVDMLAGPSEVCVLADGSASARFVAADMLTQAEHDGDAAAFLITPSAALASAVQAAIERALVGQPRRAILERALLEHGALIVGETMAQCIDLANRCAPEHLALMVEDPWRLLPSIRSAGAILMGRYTPQALGDYIAGPSHCLPTAGTARFSSPLSVESFLKRTSVVDCSIEALRELAGHITAFARGEGFEAHAQGVEVRLEEPET; encoded by the coding sequence ATGCGGGTGCGCCAGATAGAGGTAAAGCGCGATGGGTGGGACGTGGCACTTGCGGCGCTGCAGCGTCCGGCTATGCAGGCCGATACCGGCCTTGAAGATACGGTGCGTGGCATCATCCGCGACGTCCGTTTACGCGGCGATGTCGCTCTCCTCGAGTTGGGCCGCAAGTTTGACGCGCCGGACCTGAACGCACTTGTTGTTGAGCCCGAGGATCTGGATCGCGCCGAGGCCGCCGTCGATCCGGCGCTCGCCGACGCCATACGCGTGGCAGCCGCCAATATACGGGCGTTTCACGCGCGGCAGCGGGAGAACAGTTGGTCGTTCAGCAGCGGAGGCGTTACCACCGGGCAGCTGATCCGCCCGCTTCAGCGCGTTGGCGTCTATGTCCCAGGCGGCACGGCGCTCTATCCCAGCACGGTGCTTATGACGGTGATACCGGCTCGCGAAGCCGGGGTGGAAGAGGTCGTTCTATGCACGCCGGCCCAGAAGGATGGCAGTGTCTCACCCGCCGTCCTGTATGCAGCGAGTATTGCGGGCGCCAGGCTCATCATCCGTGCCGGAGGCGCGCAGGCCCTTGCCGCAATGGCGTTCGGCACAGAGAGCGTTCCGCGTGTTGACAAGGTAGTAGGACCGGGAAACCTCTACGTCAATATAGCAAAGCGCCTGTTGTACGGTCATGTGGATGTCGATATGCTGGCCGGGCCCAGCGAAGTGTGCGTTTTGGCCGATGGTAGCGCCTCTGCACGCTTCGTCGCCGCAGATATGCTGACCCAGGCCGAACACGATGGCGACGCTGCTGCTTTCCTGATTACGCCATCTGCAGCCCTGGCTTCAGCCGTGCAAGCTGCCATTGAACGGGCACTTGTTGGTCAGCCACGCCGAGCCATTCTCGAACGCGCACTCCTGGAGCATGGAGCGCTTATTGTGGGAGAGACGATGGCGCAGTGCATTGATCTGGCAAACCGCTGCGCACCCGAGCATCTGGCGCTGATGGTTGAGGACCCATGGCGTTTGCTTCCTTCGATCCGTTCGGCCGGGGCGATCCTGATGGGTCGGTACACGCCGCAGGCCCTGGGCGACTACATCGCCGGGCCGAGCCACTGCCTGCCAACCGCAGGGACGGCGCGGTTTAGCTCACCGCTCAGCGTAGAGAGCTTTCTGAAGCGGACTTCGGTGGTCGATTGCAGCATTGAGGCGCTCCGTGAACTCGCTGGCCACATCACCGCATTTGCGCGTGGCGAGGGATTCGAGGCGCACGCACAGGGCGTTGAAGTGCGCCTGGAGGAGCCGGAGACGTGA
- the rpmA gene encoding 50S ribosomal protein L27, producing the protein MAHKKGMGSSRNGRDSKPKMLGVKEYGGETVRAGYVLVRQRGTPLHPGANVGLGRDHTLFALIDGIVKFEGCKDRRRVSVYPAETAQVEIAAD; encoded by the coding sequence ATGGCACACAAAAAAGGTATGGGCAGCTCGCGCAATGGCCGCGACAGCAAGCCGAAGATGCTTGGCGTGAAGGAGTACGGTGGCGAAACCGTACGAGCCGGATACGTGCTGGTGCGCCAACGCGGCACGCCACTGCATCCGGGCGCCAATGTGGGCTTGGGTCGTGACCACACGTTGTTTGCGCTCATCGACGGTATCGTGAAGTTTGAAGGCTGCAAGGATCGCCGTCGAGTGAGCGTGTACCCGGCCGAAACAGCGCAGGTCGAGATCGCAGCGGACTGA